The sequence AAAATAAACGCCACCATACCCGAAAAGGTGGCGTTAGATGTAAAACTCTTTTTCTAGTGAACTTCTTTCCAGATTTTCACTTTCCAAGCGTAAGCGAGTAGTGTAAAGAGCACCATATAGCCAATGAGTTTATAACCAAGATCTTCTCGTTCAGCTTTCTTACGATCACCCACTTTTTCCATATAAGCAACCACTTGATTTTGAGCTTTTTCACTCAAACCAACACGTGGCATTGAAGTACCTGCCAGTTGTTTTTGTGGATTGTTAATGAATGTTGTAAGGTAATCTCTACCTTTGGATCGAATCATAATCGAAAGATCCGGTGGTAGTGTGCCCATATATGCCATTAACGCTGTTTTATCTGTAGTACTCATCAGTTTGTCATACTTCATATCATGACATCTCTGGCACGCATCGGCATAGACTTTTTTATCATCCAATGTTGTAGGTGCAATAGATTGCAAGTACGCCACAATGTCTGCTACTTCTTGATCCAAATCGCCACCTAAACCAAAGAATTGAATCATTGGATGTGGACGTGTTTCATTGAATTTATGTTCAACTTTCAGTGCTTTGGTTGGATCTTTAATAAGGGCTGCAAGATAGTTTTTATCATAAATCGCACCTGCGCTGCTAAGATCAGGTGGTGTCACACCAAAGGTTGCTGAAGCACTTGCATTATCCATGGGAGCTGGCATATTCGCAACAGCCACACCATGACAGCCAATACAGCCAGCGCTTAAAAAGGTTTCTGCACCTTTTGCGGCATCACCTTTTTTCTCGGTTGCACCCAAATCTTTAAATGCAAAATCAGCAGGGGCAACATGTGGATGCATTTGTGAATGCGCAAATGGCTCAACGCCCCAATACACAACAGCGGTAAAGAAGGCTACAACCGCTAATATTTTTAACTCTCTCATTTGCAACCTCCATTATTACATTTAGCTTCCATTTTGGTAATAATTGGAAGAACGATAAAGAGCGAGATAAAGACGATCGTTGCGCCAAAGCCAACCCATGCATTTGCACCTGTTGGAGGGAGCTTTCCATATACGGTCAATACGATCATATCAACTAAAAGTACCCAGAACCAAACAAAGAATAGAGGTCGTTTATGCGCTGGAGCTACATGATCGGTATCTCTATCTAAGAATGGAAAAAGCATAAAGATAACGTTTGCAAAACCAAACGCTGCTAAACCAATATCCATAGCCGCAATACCACCAATATCAAAGAAGAAACCACGAAGCACTTCATAACTCCACAAGAAGTACCACTCAGGGTAGATGTGTGCAGGTGTTTTCATATTGTTGGCAGGTTCAAAGTTAATAGGATCCATCGCAAAATCAAAGTGGAAACAGACCAAGTAGAAGAAAATAGTAAGGGCAACGCCTACAACAAAGAAATCTTTGGAGAGGAATACTGGCCAGAATGGAACCACTTTAGACTCTACTTTTTTACCATCAAGGTATTTTTTAGCTTCAACATCAAAATCTAACTCTTCCGCCTCTTGGTTATTGACATGAGGTATTCTTAACGAGTAGAAGTGAACAGCAATGAGTAAAAGAATAACGAGTGGCAATAAGAGTACATGTAACATGAAGAAACGTGTTAATGTCGCATCCGCAACCAAGAAGTCACCTCTGATCCAAACCACTAAAGCTTCACCAATGAAAGGAATACCACCAAAAAGGTTGGTAATAACTTGTGCTGCCCAGTAGCTCATTTGTCCCCATGGAAGCATATAACCACTAAACGCTTCTGCTGAGAACATACCAAAAAGTGCCATACCGGTTAACCAGATAATTTCACGCCCTTTTTTATATGAACCGTAATAGATACCTGTGAACATATGAATGTAAATCA is a genomic window of Sulfurospirillum arsenophilum NBRC 109478 containing:
- a CDS encoding c-type cytochrome yields the protein MRELKILAVVAFFTAVVYWGVEPFAHSQMHPHVAPADFAFKDLGATEKKGDAAKGAETFLSAGCIGCHGVAVANMPAPMDNASASATFGVTPPDLSSAGAIYDKNYLAALIKDPTKALKVEHKFNETRPHPMIQFFGLGGDLDQEVADIVAYLQSIAPTTLDDKKVYADACQRCHDMKYDKLMSTTDKTALMAYMGTLPPDLSIMIRSKGRDYLTTFINNPQKQLAGTSMPRVGLSEKAQNQVVAYMEKVGDRKKAEREDLGYKLIGYMVLFTLLAYAWKVKIWKEVH
- a CDS encoding cytochrome b produces the protein MAEIKKATGLIDWLDQRLAVNKFIKVMMTEYWIPKNINFLWAMGVVLMVLFMVLIVSGIFLLMYYKPDIKLAFDSVNYTIMQEVEYGWLWRHIHGVSASVIFLVIYIHMFTGIYYGSYKKGREIIWLTGMALFGMFSAEAFSGYMLPWGQMSYWAAQVITNLFGGIPFIGEALVVWIRGDFLVADATLTRFFMLHVLLLPLVILLLIAVHFYSLRIPHVNNQEAEELDFDVEAKKYLDGKKVESKVVPFWPVFLSKDFFVVGVALTIFFYLVCFHFDFAMDPINFEPANNMKTPAHIYPEWYFLWSYEVLRGFFFDIGGIAAMDIGLAAFGFANVIFMLFPFLDRDTDHVAPAHKRPLFFVWFWVLLVDMIVLTVYGKLPPTGANAWVGFGATIVFISLFIVLPIITKMEAKCNNGGCK